One genomic region from Diabrotica undecimpunctata isolate CICGRU chromosome 9, icDiaUnde3, whole genome shotgun sequence encodes:
- the LOC140450093 gene encoding uncharacterized protein isoform X1, with protein MKTKQRSDFKKWYDEHKNDHFVLQKELHTYCDSDVDILRRGCLEFRKEFLEIANIDPFQYLTIASVCMAIYRSKYLRTNTIGVVKQEIKETYSRASIKWLNQFSNVQHALNGGEVTICGAKVDGFSEESNTVYQYHGCFWHGHPECFKNDTVNHVNNETMSDLYERTIRRSKQIKEAGYNLVEMWECEWLKSKECKNAADPQLIEPLKPREAFFGGRTNAIKLNVTGKKLRYIDIVSLYPTVQYYDQYPVGHPTKIHAPEVYDPNWFGLVHCQILPPTDLYHPVLPVKTDKLMFPLCNQCVLEDCENCDHDDSERMLRGTWTTLEINKALEKGYKIIKIHEVWHFEQTSTDLFKGYVKDFMKIKLETSPHTYATNEEYARAVKEQMDIELDLSKIAPNPGKRAVAKICLNSLWGKFGQRMNMKQTEYVVDIKRWYEVLMNDKINLTNVTFINDNIAQVSYDFKDVFVEDPTSTNIFVALFTTSNARLRLYEMIDRLGEAVAYFDTDSIVYIDDGLNTVETGEMLGDWSDGLPGDDYIVEWLSTGPKSYFYKTAKGKEVTKIKGFTLNYENSLVLNASAMNDIIHDPTKEIKLTYDQIGRDTETKDIVTRKRVSKTFKMAYKKRKIIQSDDSLIDTTPLGFQKL; from the coding sequence atgaaaacaaaacaaagatCTGATTTTAAGAAATGGTACGATGAGCATAAAAATGACCACTTTGTGTTACAGAAAGAGCTCCATACCTATTGCGATTCAGATGTTGATATTTTACGACGTGGGTGTTTGGAATTCCGTAAAGAATTTTTAGAAATAGCAAACATAGACCCATTTCAATATCTGACTATTGCCAGTGTGTGTATGGCCATATATAGATCTAAATATCTTCGAACAAACACCATTGGCGTTGTAAAGCAGGAGATAAAGGAGACATATAGCAGGGCATCAATAAAATGGCTCAATCAATTTTCTAACGTCCAACATGCTCTTAATGGCGGAGAAGTGACAATTTGCGGTGCAAAAGTTGATGGTTTCTCGGAAGAGTCGAATACTGTGTACCAGTACCACGGTTGCTTCTGGCATGGCCACCCAGAATGCTTTAAGAACGACACAGTTAACCACGTCAACAATGAGACAATGAGTGACTTGTACGAGAGAACAATAAGACgatcaaaacaaataaaagaagcaGGGTACAACTTGGTAGAAATGTGGGAATGTGAGTGGTTAAAATCCAAAGAATGTAAAAACGCCGCAGATCCTCAACTTATTGAACCCTTAAAGCCTCGTGAAGCATTCTTTGGCGGTAGAACAAACGCCATAAAACTAAACGTGACTGGTAAAAAGCTCAGATACATAGATATTGTATCACTGTATCCAACCGTACAATATTACGATCAATATCCAGTTGGCCACCCTACAAAAATACATGCACCTGAAGTATACGATCCTAATTGGTTTGGTCTAGTACATTGCCAAATACTACCGCCTACTGATTTATACCATCCTGTATTACCTGTCAAAACTGACAAATTAATGTTTCCACTGTGTAATCAATGCGTCTTGGAAGATTGCGAAAATTGTGATCATGATGACTCGGAAAGAATGCTGAGGGGTACATGGACAACTCTAGAAATTAATAAGGCCTTAGAAAAAgggtataaaataataaaaattcacgAGGTGTGGCATTTTGAGCAAACATCGACAGATTTGTTCAAGGGATATGTCAAAGATTTTATGAAGATCAAATTAGAAACTAGTCCACATACGTATGCCACAAATGAAGAGTACGCTCGGGCTGTAAAAGAGCAGATGGACATAGAGCTCGATTTATCTAAAATAGCCCCAAATCCCGGTAAACGAGCAGTCGCTAAAATATGCCTAAATAGTCTATGGGGTAAATTTGGCCAAAGAATGAATATGAAACAGACAGAGTATGTTGTGGACATTAAAAGATGGTACGAAGTTTTGATGaacgataaaataaatttaacaaacgTCACATTTATTAATGATAATATAGCACAAGTCTCTTACGATTTTAAAGACGTGTTTGTGGAAGACCCAACATCTACGAATATTTTTGTGGCATTATTTACGACCAGTAACGCTCGTCTAAGACTGTACGAGATGATTGATAGGCTAGGAGAGGCTGTAGCTTATTTCGACACAGACTCCATTGTTTACATTGATGATGGCCTAAACACTGTTGAAACAGGTGAAATGTTGGGCGATTGGAGTGATGGGTTGCCTGGAGATGACTACATAGTTGAATGGCTCAGTACAGGTCCTAAAAGTTATTTTTACAAAACAGCCAAGGGCAAAGAGGTGACTAAAATCAAAGGTTTCACTTTAAACTACGAAAACAGCCTAGTACTCAATGCCTCCGCCATGAATGACATCATACACGATccaaccaaagaaattaagctcACGTATGACCAGATCGGCAGGGATACAGAGACCAAAGATATTGTTACGAGAAAAAGGGTATCAAAGACTTTCAAGATGGCCTACAAGAAACGAAAAATAATACAAAGTGATGACTCATTAATTGACACAACACCTCTTGGctttcaaaaattataa
- the LOC140450799 gene encoding interstitial collagenase-like produces MLKGIDVLVFMLTFASVFCNDFSEKDAIAYLNQYEQIDNSTDFSTLIINFQEKYNLPVDGLLNNATIKLMRRPRCQHSDNEFIVASPWHKQHLRWYFPQRTPKAQKDAEMAFQTWQNVSTLTFTMVTNPTLEPPDITITMIRGTHNFRANCMGDDECPIRFVGGAALGHSYFPHPADTCTEIHLDITKPWHFGNDSIPEGRISFLMVLVHEIGHALGIGHSGTQSAVMYSMYQHKISGLHKDDITAIQYLYGPNNTYAPNPKFTTTSSTTTTTRKQTTRSRYTTVHTPTTTSSTTSRPTTSSTRPRPSKQPKNLCDIVPDFMFLATAPEFSNYRLYIARDKFIWKLDLNEMIIPSQPELLADYVPAELRQYTLQHIFQTTAGDLVTIVPPNKYFSASFPSIQYIDNFTLNIPKKAHINAIFQSNSGQSYTFYNNMSYIEFSNDFTSEVRRGWIKDIFPGIPEDISLALRWIDGHIYFFRQNTYYKFNEFTRKVVAAGQFNWNLFGVPCPNENILQQLKTLISKLVSVYN; encoded by the coding sequence ATGTTGAAGGGAATAGACGTATTAGTTTTTATGCTAACGTTCGCAAGCGTGTTTTGCAATGATTTCTCGGAAAAAGACGCTATTGCCTATCTAAATCAATATGAACAGATCGATAATAGTACAGATTTCTCTACTTTGATAATTAACTTTCAAGAAAAGTATAATTTACCAGTGGATGGTTTGCTTAATAATGCAACAATCAAATTGATGCGTCGTCCGCGTTGTCAACACAGTGATAACGAATTTATAGTGGCTTCTCCATGGCACAAACAACACCTGCGATGGTATTTTCCTCAAAGAACGCCCAAGGCCCAAAAAGACGCAGAAATGGCATTTCAGACGTGGCAAAATGTTTCAACCTTAACATTCACAATGGTTACAAATCCTACGCTAGAGCCACCAGATATAACCATAACTATGATTAGGGGAACTCATAATTTTAGAGCAAATTGTATGGGAGATGACGAATGTCCTATTAGATTTGTTGGAGGTGCTGCTTTAGGACATTCATACTTTCCTCATCCCGCAGACACCTGTACAGAGATACATTTAGATATAACGAAGCCCTGGCATTTTGGAAACGACTCTATACCTGAAGGCCGTATAAGTTTTCTTATGGTACTGGTTCATGAAATTGGGCATGCTCTTGGAATCGGTCATAGTGGAACACAAAGTGCTGTCATGTATAGTATGTATCAGCATAAGATTAGTGGTCTACATAAGGATGATATAACCGCAATACAATATCTATATGGGCCTAACAATACCTATGCTCCAAACCCAAAGTTTACAACAACTAgctcaacaacaacaacaactcGTAAGCAAACGACCCGCTCAAGGTATACAACGGTACATACACCAACAACAACTAGTTCGACAACGTCAAGACCAACAACTAGTTCGACAAGACCAAGGCCTAGTAAGCAACCGAAAAATTTGTGTGATATTGTTCCAGATTTTATGTTTTTAGCCACTGCTCCAGAGTTTTCAAATTACCGATTATATATCGCCCGCGATAAATTTATATGGAAACTAGACTTGAACGAAATGATTATTCCATCTCAGCCTGAACTTCTTGCTGATTATGTTCCTGCAGAATTACGTCAATACACTTTACAACACATTTTTCAAACAACAGCCGGTGATTTGGTTACAATTGTGCCACCAAACAAATATTTCTCAGCATCCTTTCCTAGCATTCaatatattgataattttacACTTAATATACCCAAGAAGGCCCACATCAATGCTATTTTTCAATCAAATTCCGGGCAATCCTATACATTTTACAACAATATgtcatatatagaattttctaatgattttactAGCGAGGTAAGAAGAGGCTGGATAAAAGACATATTTCCGGGAATACCTGAAGATATTTCTCTTGCACTTCGATGGATTGATGGCCATATTTACTTTTTCCGTCAAAATACTTActataaatttaatgaatttactaGAAAAGTTGTGGCCGCTGGACAATTTAACTGGAATCTATTTGGAGTGCCTTGCCCAAACGAAAATATCTTACAACAATTAAAAACTCTAATATCTAAACTTGTatctgtatataattaa